In a single window of the Salmo trutta chromosome 21, fSalTru1.1, whole genome shotgun sequence genome:
- the ackr4a gene encoding atypical chemokine receptor 4 translates to MCYESEFPKHRGGYGPVATAHCSRGDKQRRYRYSSSMDLTEEDDYDYHNLTLNYSYEDYHTVCEKADVRSFAGLFLPVVYAACVVIGLAGNSLVLAVYAYHTRLRRTMTEAFLAHLAVADLLLLLTLPFWAADAALGWELGVPLCKLVSACYAINFTCCMLLLACVSMDRYLASVRAEGRNQGRLGRVFTRAHCGKVCLGVWAVAFLLGLPDLLFSRVRETPGRRVCMTVYPPSLAREVKACLEVVEVLLGFLVPLLVMMWCYAGVGRVLRRLPEESRGRRRRAIRVLLVVVGLFVVTQLPYNAVKMCRAMDSVYTLVTHCGVSKALDRAAQVTESLALTHCCLNPLLYVFLGSSFRQYVLKAAKAFGERTKRRRGEQREDEGMEMSFNSHNTASQETSTFSI, encoded by the exons ATGTGCTATGAGTCAGAGTTCCCAAAACACAGAGGAGGATACGGACCAGTAGCTACAGCTCACTGCAGTAGAGGAGACAAGCAGAGGCG ATACAGATATTCCTCCAGTATGGATCTGACCGAAGAGGATGACTATGATTACCACAACCTCACCCTGAACTACAGCTACGAGGACTACCACACCGTGTGTGAGAAGGCTGACGTGCGCTCCTTCGCTGGCCTCTTCCTCCCTGTGGTGTACGCAGCCTGTGTGGTGATAGGGCTAGCCGGTAACTCCTTGGTGCTAGCTGTGTACGCCTACCACACACGTCTGAGAAGAACCATGACGGAAGCCTTCCTAGCCCACTTGGCCGTAGccgacctcctcctcctcctcaccctgcCCTTCTGGGCTGCAGACGCGGCGCTGGGCTGGGAGCTGGGCGTGCCTCTCTGTAAGCTGGTCTCGGCCTGCTACGCCATCAACTTCACCTGCTGCATGCTGCTGCTAGCCTGTGTTAGCATGGACCGCTACCTAGCATCTGTTAGAGCGGAGGGCAGGAACCAGGGAAGGCTGGGCAGGGTCTTCACCCGGGCGCACTGTGGGAAGGTCTGCCTAGGGGTGTGGGCTGTAGCTTTCCTCCTGGGTCTTCCCGATCTTCTGTTCTCCAGAGTAAGGGAGACCCCCGGGAGGAGGGTCTGCATGACCGTCTACCCGCCCAGTCTGGCCCGGGAGGTCAAGGCCTGCCTGGAGGTGGTTGAGGTCTTACTGGGGTTCCTGGTTCCTCTCCTGGTTATGATGTGGTGCTACGCCGGCGTGGGGCGTGTGCTGAGGCGGCTGCCCGAGGAGAGCAGAGGCAGGAGGCGGAGAGCTATCCGGGTGTTGCTGGTCGTGGTGGGGTTGTTCGTGGTCACCCAGTTGCCCTATAACGCGGTGAAGATGTGTCGGGCGATGGACTCGGTCTACACACTGGTGACCCACTGTGGTGTGAGTAAGGCCCTGGACCGGGCGGCGCAGGTCACTGAGAGCCTGGCTCTGACCCACTGCTGTCTCAACCCACTACTCTATGTCTTCCTAGGGTCTTCCTTCAGACAATATGTGCTGAAAGCAGCCAAGGCATTTGGAGAAAGGACGAAGAGGAGAaggggggagcagagagaggacgAAGGAATGGAGATGTCCTTCAATTCTCACAACACTGCCTCTCAGGAAACCAGCACCTTCTCCAtatga